The Avibacterium sp. 20-132 genome segment TAAGACAATTCCCAATGATTTCGCAATTTCTTATTTACAAGTTTAAAAAATTCCTTTATTAATTAAGACCATTTTATAAAAAATCAGGAGTAAATATGCACACTTTATTTAAAAAATCATTACTGTCGGCATTATTAGGATTGTCTTTATCAGTAGGGACTGCAATGGCGGCGAATGTGCCAGAAGGCACGCAATTAGCGGATAAGCAAGAATTAATCTGGAATGTGAGTTCAAACCCTGCCACCCTTGATCCTCAGAAAATGGAAGGTGATGTTGAGGGGAATTATGCACGTCAACTATATGAAACATTAGTGATTTCTGATGCGAAAGGGCATATTATACCCGGTGCGGCGAGTTCTTGGGAACACAGTGACGACTTTAAAACGTGGACATTCCATTTACGCCCTGAAGCGAAATGGTCTAATGGCGAGTCCGTAGTGGCTGGCGATTTTGTTTATGCCTGGCAACGTTTAGCTGATCCTAAAACAGCCTCACCTTATTCAAGCTTCCTTGAGTTCGTTAAATTAAAAAATGCTGATCAAGTGATTGCTGGCAAACTTTCACCCGCTGAGTTAGGGGTGGAGGCGAAAGACGATCATACGTTAGTGTTGCATTTAACGGAATCCGTTCCTTATGTGGATAAATTGGTTGAACATTATGTATTAGCGCCAGTGAATAAACACGTCGTAGAACAGTTTGGTGATAATTGGACAAAACCCGGGAATTTAGTTGGTAATGGGGCGTTTGTATTAAAATCCGCGGTGGTTAATGAAAAAGCGGAATTAGAACGTAATCCATATTATTGGGATAATGCACATACCGTATTAGAAAAAATCGTATTATTGCCGATTGAATCCGCTTCAATAGATGTCTCTCGTTACCGTGCTGGTGATGAAGATATGACAGGAAAAGAAATCCCAATTGAACTTTATGCCAAAGTCAAAAAAGAGTTGGGGGATGAATTAACACACGCCCCGCAACTTTGTACTTATCTTTATGAAATTAACACCGCCAAAGCGCCATTTGATAATCCTAAAGTGCGTAAAGCCTTGTCTTTAGCGCTAGAGCGTGAAATTTTAACGGATAAAATCTTACAACAAGGTCAAAAACCTGCTTATATTTTTACCCCACCATTTATCAATGGCGCGGAAAAAATGGTAAATCCTGAATGGGCGAATTGGACACAAGATCAGCGTAATCAAGCTGCGCTTAACCTATTGAAAGAAGCGGGATTCGATAAATCACACCCATTAAATTTTAACTTATTGTATAACACCTCAGACAACCATAAGAAATTGGCGAGTGCAGCACAATCTATTTGGAAGAAAAATTTACAAGGGGTTGTCAATGTAACCCTAGAAAACCAGGAATGGAAAACCTATCTAGATACGCGTCATCAAGGCAATTTTGATGTAGCGCGTGCGGGTTGGTGTGCCGATTATAATGAAGCGAGTACGTTCTTAAATTATTATTTATCTAACAGTGCAAATAATACGGCATTCTATAAAAACGCTGCTTATGATGCCTTGATTGCTTCCGCATTTAACGCACAAAGTGATGAACAACGTGCTGAAATTTATGCACAAGCAGAGCAAATATTAGACAATGATACTGCGCTGATCCCCGTTTATCATTATGTGCAGCCTCGCCTGATTAAGCCTTGGGTGAAAGGTTTTGCTTATGCACATCCTGCACAAAATTATTATTTAAAAGACGTTTATATTATTAAACATTAATCTTTTTGCACCCGCACATTGTTTACATTATTAAGTGCGGGTGTTTTTTTCATTATTTTTATCTTTGTGGGATAACATTATGCTTAAATTAATTTTTCGCCGTATCTTAGAGGCGATCCCAACCCTATTTATTTTAATCACGGTTTCTTTTTTTATGATGCGACTTGCCCCCGGTAGTCCATTTTCCAGTGAAAAAAATTACCCCCCAGAAGTGATTGCAAATATCGAAGCAAAATATCACTTAAATGAGCCACTTATGGTGCAATATGGGATTTATTTGAAAGATTTAGCGCACGGTGATTTTGGTCCTTCCTTTAAATATAAGGATTACACGGTTAATCAGCTTGTTGCACAATCTTTCCCTGTTTCCTTAAAGTTAGGTTTTTCTGCCTTTTTAATCGCACTGATATGTGGCATTTCTGCTGGTGTGATTGCGGCATTAAAGCAAAACAAGTGGCTAGATTATTTAATAATGACCTTTGCAATGACGGGCGTTGTTGT includes the following:
- a CDS encoding ABC transporter substrate-binding protein, producing the protein MHTLFKKSLLSALLGLSLSVGTAMAANVPEGTQLADKQELIWNVSSNPATLDPQKMEGDVEGNYARQLYETLVISDAKGHIIPGAASSWEHSDDFKTWTFHLRPEAKWSNGESVVAGDFVYAWQRLADPKTASPYSSFLEFVKLKNADQVIAGKLSPAELGVEAKDDHTLVLHLTESVPYVDKLVEHYVLAPVNKHVVEQFGDNWTKPGNLVGNGAFVLKSAVVNEKAELERNPYYWDNAHTVLEKIVLLPIESASIDVSRYRAGDEDMTGKEIPIELYAKVKKELGDELTHAPQLCTYLYEINTAKAPFDNPKVRKALSLALEREILTDKILQQGQKPAYIFTPPFINGAEKMVNPEWANWTQDQRNQAALNLLKEAGFDKSHPLNFNLLYNTSDNHKKLASAAQSIWKKNLQGVVNVTLENQEWKTYLDTRHQGNFDVARAGWCADYNEASTFLNYYLSNSANNTAFYKNAAYDALIASAFNAQSDEQRAEIYAQAEQILDNDTALIPVYHYVQPRLIKPWVKGFAYAHPAQNYYLKDVYIIKH